From a region of the Sesamum indicum cultivar Zhongzhi No. 13 linkage group LG3, S_indicum_v1.0, whole genome shotgun sequence genome:
- the LOC105157607 gene encoding nuclear pore complex protein NUP50A-like, whose translation MGDAENNFQPSKKRAAGVQLSRDNPDLDDNEDTSEQESGTFKRASDEVLATRRIVRVRRQQTTPTTPDPSPASNLFAAIRLVPPASSAPPVEAVACSGKSKESEQIDESKSENKVDEPKSESFAEEENTVVNDENAKQSESKVDDPKPEPNAQKDKNVVNDENAKQSESKVDDPKPEPNAQKDETDNVSELDTAKSMVDKVAEGGNSGDGVKEATTADNSVTEARKQAEEEGNDEEKQNAEATAEKNAEPAPFSSFRQLSSTQNAFSGFAGTGFSGTSFSFGSIPKDGSSLGSSTFGLKSDQPTFGFGVSNNGNSSIFGSSGDNKASKSEGSKFPPMQEVPVETGEENEKAVLTADSVLFEYIDGAWKERGKGELKVNVSTTGTGKARLVMRARGNYRLILNASLFPDMKLTNMDKKGITFACVNSASEGKDGLSTIALKFKDASIVEDFRAAVMEHKAKPPVVALKTPENSPKASDE comes from the coding sequence ATGGGGGATGCAGAAAACAACTTTCAACCTTCGAAAAAGAGAGCTGCTGGAGTACAGCTGTCTCGTGATAACCCTGATCTTGATGACAATGAAGATACATCTGAACAAGAGTCGGGAACTTTTAAAAGAGCCAGCGACGAGGTTCTTGCTACTAGAAGAATTGTGAGAGTCCGTCGGCAGCAAACAACGCCCACTACCCCAGATCCATCTCCTGCTTCTAATCTGTTTGCGGCTATCCGCTTGGTTCCTCCTGCTTCATCTGCTCCTCCAGTAGAGGCAGTGGCATGTAGTGGTAAGAGTAAGGAATCTGAGCAGATTGATGAGAGCAAATCCGAGAACAAGGTTGATGAACCAAAAAGTGAATCTTTTGCAGAGGAGGAGAATACTGTTGTCAATGATGAAAATGCCAAGCAATCTGAAAGCAAGGTTGACGACCCAAAACCCGAACCGAATGCTCAGAAGGATAAAAATGTTGTCAATGATGAAAATGCTAAGCAATCTGAAAGCAAGGTTGACGACCCGAAACCCGAACCAAATGCTCAGAAAGATGAAACTGACAATGTCAGTGAGCTAGACACAGCTAAATCTATGGTTGATAAGGTAGCAGAAGGTGGAAATTCTGGGGATGGAGTGAAAGAAGCTACAACAGCTGATAACAGTGTGACTGAAGCCAGGAAGCAGGCAGAAGAGGAGGGAAATGATGAGGAGAAACAAAATGCGGAGGCAACTGCTGAGAAGAATGCAGAACCTGCTCCTTTTAGCTCATTTCGACAACTATCAAGTACCCAAAATGCCTTCTCTGGATTTGCAGGAACAGGCTTTTCTGGTACCTCATTCTCATTTGGATCAATTCCCAAAGATGGTTCTTCTCTAGGGTCTAGTACTTTTGGCCTGAAGAGTGACCAGCCCACTTTTGGTTTTGGTGTTTCTAATAATGGGaattcttctatttttggTTCCTCGGGCGACAATAAGGCCAGTAAGAGCGAGGGCAGCAAATTTCCCCCGATGCAGGAGGTTCCTGTTGAAACAGGAGAAGAGAATGAGAAGGCTGTTCTTACTGCTGATTCTGTGCTTTTTGAGTATATTGATGGAGCGTGGAAGGAACGTGGGAAGGGAGAACTGAAGGTCAATGTTTCGACAACAGGGACAGGAAAAGCCAGACTCGTTATGAGGGCTAGAGGAAATTATCGGTTAATCTTGAATGCTAGTCTATTTCCGGACATGAAGCTAACAAATATGGACAAGAAAGGCATCACTTTCGCCTGTGTAAACAGTGCAAGTGAAGGGAAAGATGGTCTATCCACAATTGCCTTAAAATTCAAGGACGCTTCCATAGTTGAAGATTTCCGTGCAGCTGTCATGGAGCATAAAGCAAAGCCTCCTGTTGTAGCTCTGAAAACCCCAGAAAATTCTCCTAAGGCATCAGATGAATGA
- the LOC105157608 gene encoding coatomer subunit beta'-1, giving the protein MPLRLEIKRKLAQRSERVKSVDLHPTEPWILASLYTGTVCIWNYQTQTMVKSFEVTELPVRSAKFIARKQWVVAGSDDMFMRVYNYNTMDKVKVFEAHTDYIRCVAVHPTLPYVLSSSDDMLIKLWDWEKGWACTQIFEGHSHYVMQVTFNPKDTNTFASASLDRSIKIWNLGSPDPNFTLDAHLKGVNCVDYFVGGDKPYLITGSDDHTAKVWDYQTKSCIQTLEGHTHNVSAVCFHPELPIIITGSEDGTVRIWHATTYRLENTLNYGLERVWALGYMKGSRRVVIGYDEGTIMVKLGREVPIASMDNSGKIIWAKHNEIQTVNIKSVGADYEVSDGERLPLAVKELGTCDLYPQSLKHNPNGRFVVVCGDGEYIIYTALAWRNRSFGSALEFVWSTEGEYAVRESTSKIKIFSKNFLEKKSIRPTFSAEHIYGGSLLAMCSNDFICFYDWAECRLIRRIDVNVKNLYWADSGDLVAIASDSSFYILKYNRDVVSAHLDSGRSVDEQGVEDAFDLLYEINERVRTGIWVGDCFIYNNSSWRLNYCVGGEVTTMFHLDRPMYLLGYLANQSRVYLIDKEFNVMGYTLLLTLIEYKTLVMRGDLGRASEVLPSIPKEHHNSVARFLESRGMVEDALEVATDPDYRFELAIQLGKLEIAKEIAMVAQSESKWKQLGELAMSAGMLEMAEKCLKQANDLSGLLLLYSSLGNAEGITELASLAKEHGKNNVAFLCLFMLGKLEDCLQLLIDSNRIPEAAFMARSYLPSKVSEIVALWRKDLNKINPKAAESLADPEEYPNLFDEWQVALAVEAKAAGTRGNYLPAAEYVQHADRSTASLVEAFRNMQIEEETLENGGLDYEGGEPNGEVQEGPDGTQEEAIVVDADSTDGAVLVNGNEAEEQWVLTPSN; this is encoded by the exons ATG CCGCTCAGACTAGAAATCAAG AGGAAACTTGCGCAAAGATCAGAAAGAGTAAAATCTGTGGATCTACATCCTACAGAGCCATG GATATTGGCAAGTTTGTATACGGGGACTGTTTGCATCTGGAACTATCAGACCCAG ACAATGGTTAAATCTTTTGAGGTCACAGAACTACCAG TTAGATCTGCTAAGTTCATAGCACGGAAGCAGTGGGTGGTTGCTGGTTCTGATGACATGTTCATGCGTGTGTACAATTACAATACAATGGATAAGGTCAAAGTATTTGAGGCCCATACAGATTATATTAGGTGTGTGGCCGTTCATCCCACTCTTCCATATGTGTTGTCATCCTCCGATGACATGCTCATAAAGCTCTGGGATTGGGAAAAGGGATGGGCGTGCACTCAAATATTTGAGGGTCATTCCCATTACGTGATGCAAGTGACATTTAATCCTAAAGATACTAATACTTTTGCCAGTGCATCACTTGATCGTTCTATCAAG ATTTGGAATCTTGGCTCCCCTGACCCAAACTTTACCCTAGATGCCCACCTGAAAGGAGTCAACTGTGTAGATTACTTTGTTGGTGGTGATAAACCTTATTTAATCACTGGTTCTGATGATCATACTGCTAAG GTTTGGGATTATCAGACAAAGAGCTGTATCCAGACACTAGAAGGCCACACACACAATGTATCTGCAGTTTGTTTCCATCCTGAACTTCCCATTATCATAACAGGTTCTGAGGATGGTACAGTCCGCATATGGCATGCCACCACTTATAG ACTTGAGAACACATTGAATTATGGCCTTGAAAGAGTTTGGGCACTTGGTTACATGAAAGGTTCAAGACG GGTTGTAATTGGTTATGATGAAGGAACCATCATGGTAAAGCTTGGTCGAGAGGTACCTATTGCTAGTATGGACAACAGTGGGAAAATCATTTGGGCTAAGCATAATGAAATTCAGACGGTCAACATTAAGAGTGTCGGAGCAGATTATGAG GTCTCTGATGGAGAGAGATTGCCTTTGGCTGTTAAGGAATTGGGTACCTGTGACCTTTATCCACAG AGCTTAAAGCACAACCCCAACGGTAGGTTTGTTGTTGTGTGCGGAGATGGTGAGTACATTATATACACGGCTTTGGCATGGAGAAACAGGTCATTTGGTTCAGCTTTGGAATTTGTATGGTCAACGGAGGGAGAATATGCTGTTAGGGAAAGTACATCAAAGATCAAGATCTTCAGTAAAAATTTCCTG gaaaagaaaagcatcCGTCCCACATTTTCCGCAGAGCACATCTATGGCGGCAGTTTATTGGCAATGTGctcaaatgattttatttgtttctatgATTGGGCTGAGTGCAGGTTAATACGGAGAATTGATGTCAATGTCAAA AATCTGTACTGGGCTGACAGTGGTGATTTGGTGGCCATTGCCAGTGATTCATCGTTCTACATACTTAAGTATAAT CGTGATGTAGTTTCTGCCCATCTGGATAGTGGGAGATCAGTAGATGAACAAGGCGTAGAAGATGCTTTTGACCttctttatgaaattaatgaaCGTGTACGGACTGGAATTTGGGTGGGGGATTGTTTCATTTACAATAACTCATCTTGGAGACTTAACTACTGCGTAGGTGGTGAG gtgACAACAATGTTCCATTTAGACCGGCCCATGTACCTACTTGGATATCTTGCTAATCAGAGTCGTGTTTATCTGATTGACAAAGAATTTAA TGTTATGGGTTACACTTTGCTTCTCACCTTGATTGAGTATAAGACTCTTGTAATGCGTGGTGATCTCGGAAGGGCAAGTGAGGTCTTACCATCAATTCCGAAGGAGCATCATAACAG TGTGGCCCGTTTCTTGGAATCACGAGGAATGGTAGAAGATGCACTTGAAGTTGCTACAGATCCCGACTACAGATTTGAGCTGGCCATCCAGCTAGGCAAGCTGGAGATTGCAAAG GAAATTGCCATGGTTGCACAGAGTGAGTCTAAATGGAAACAATTGGGCGAATTAGCCATGTCTGCTGGAATG TTGGAGATGGCAGAGAAGTGTTTGAAGCAAGCAAATGACCTGAGTGGTTTGTTGCTACTCTATTCTTCTTTAGGCAATGCTGAAGGAATTACTGAACTTGCATCTCTTGCCAAAGAGCATGGGAAAAACAATGTTGCATTCCTTTGTCTGTTTATGTTGGGAAAATTGGAGGACTGCCTTCAGCTATTAATTGACAG CAACCGGATACCTGAAGCTGCGTTTATGGCTCGGTCTTACCTTCCAAGTAAGGTGTCAGAAATTGTTGCTCTTTGGAGAAAAGACCTCAATAAG ATTAATCCGAAAGCAGCAGAATCTCTTGCTGATCCAGAAGAATATCCAAATCTGTTTGATGAATGGCAAGTTGCACTTGCTGTTGAAGCTAAAGCGGCTGGGACAAG GGGTAACTATCTTCCTGCTGCTGAATATGTGCAACATGCTGATAGATCAACCGCCAGTCTTGTTGAAGCTTTTAGAAACATGCAAATAGAAGAAGAAACCCTGGAAAATGGAGGCTTGGATTATGAG GGTGGAGAACCAAACGGTGAAGTGCAAGAGGGGCCTGATGGCACTCAAGAAGAGGCTATTGTTGTGGATGCTGATTCAACAGATGGAGCCGTACTTGTTAATGGCAATGAGGCTGAGGAACAGTGGG TGCTTACGCCAAGTAACTGA
- the LOC105157610 gene encoding probable sulfate transporter 3.4, producing MGMNSNRVEHFSSPEAQAQPPAPAGPESTAVSVIVSANAMQMPPLEVHRVCLPPPRTTVQKLRHRLSEIFFPDDPLHRFKDQTWFRKLVLGLQFFFPVFQWAPNYSLKLLKSDVVSGLTIASLAIPQGISYAKLANLPPIIGLYSSFVPPLIYSVLGSSRHLAVGPVSIASLVMGTMLSETVSYTEEPILYLKLAFTATFFAGVFQASLGFLRLGFVIDFLSKATLVGFMAGAAVIVSLQQLKGLLGIVHFTSKMQLIPVLSSVFHHIDEWSWQTIAMGVGFLVFLLATRQISLRKPKLFWISAAAPLASVILSTLLVLCLKSKVPGIKTIGHLPKGLNPPSSNMLYFSGPHLALAIKTGIITGILSLTEGIAVGRTFAALKNYQVDGNKEMMAIGLMNMAGSCSSCYVTTGSFSRSAVNYNAGAQTVVSNVIMAASVLVTLLFLMPLFYYTPNLILAAIIITAVIGLIDYQAAIKLWKVDKLDFLACLCSFLGVLFISVPLGLAIAVGVSVFKILLHVTRPNTVILGNIPGTQIYQNLSRYRDAVRVPSFLIIAVEAPMYFANSTYLHERILRWIREEEEWLASNNRSNMKCVILDMTAVTAIDTSGIDTINELRKMLDKRSLKLVLANPVGSVMEKLHQSNVLESFGLEGVYVTVGEAVADISSAWKAQP from the exons ATGGGTATGAACTCGAACAGGGTCGAACACTTTTCCAGCCCCGAAGCACAAGCACAACCACCAGCACCAGCCGGCCCAGAAAGCACAGCCGTAAGTGTCATAGTTTCTGCAAATGCAATGCAAATGCCGCCGCTAGAAGTTCACAGAGTGTGCCTGCCGCCGCCTAGGACCACCGTGCAGAAACTTCGGCACCGCCTGTCGGAGATATTCTTCCCTGATGATCCACTTCATAGGTTTAAGGATCAAACATGGTTCAGGAAGCTGGTTCTCGGGCTCCAGTTTTTCTTTCCTGTGTTCCAGTGGGCTCCAAATTACAGCCTCAAACTCCTCAAATCTGATGTTGTTTCCGGGCTTACAATTGCAAGTCTTGCAATTCCACAG GGTATTAGTTATGCAAAGCTAGCAAATTTGCCTCCCATAATTGGACTAT ACTCAAGTTTCGTGCCGCCTTTGATATATTCTGTTCTTGGGAGTTCTAGACATCTCGCTGTCGGTCCTGTATCGATAGCTTCTCTTGTAATGGGCACAATGCTCAGCGAAACAGTTTCGTACACTGAAGAACCAATTCTTTATCTTAAACTGGCTTTTACAGCAACATTCTTTGCAGGAGTTTTCCAGGCTTCCCTAGGATTTCTAAG GTTAGGATTTGTTATTGATTTTCTGTCGAAGGCAACTCTAGTCGGCTTCATGGCTGGTGCAGCAGTAATTGTTTCGTTGCAGCAGCTAAAAGGGCTACTTGGGATCGTCCATTTCACGAGCAAGATGCAACTCATTCCTGTGTTATCTTCTGTCTTCCATCACATAGATGAG TGGTCTTGGCAAACCATCGCCATGGGAGTTGGTTTTCTGGTCTTCTTACTGGCAACAAGGCAAATT AGCTTGAGAAAACCGAAACTCTTCTGGATTTCAGCAGCTGCGCCGTTAGCATCGGTCATTCTGTCAACCCTTCTAGTTCTGTGCCTTAAATCCAAAGTTCCCGGGATTAAAACT aTTGGGCACTTGCCTAAGGGTCTGAATCCACCGTCTTCGAACATGCTGTATTTTAGTGGCCCTCATCTTGCTCTAGCAATCAAAACTGGCATCATAACTGGAATACTTTCCCTTACA GAAGGGATTGCTGTTGGAAGGACGTTCGCGGCTCTAAAGAACTACCAAGTTGATGGGAACAAAGAAATGATGGCCATCGGCCTCATGAACATGGCCGGTTCTTGTTCTTCATGCTACGTCACCACAG GATCATTTTCTCGATCAGCTGTCAATTACAATGCTGGAGCTCAAACAGTTGTCTCGAATGTAATAATGGCTGCATCCGTGCTTGTGACTTTGCTGTTTCTCATGCCGCTCTTCTATTACACTCCCAACCTCATTCTAGCAGCCATTATCATAACTGCTGTGATCGGCCTGATTGATTATCAGGCAGCAATAAAGCTGTGGAAAGTAGACAAACTTGATTTCTTGGCTTGCTTATGTTCGTTTCTCGGTGTTCTGTTCATCTCAGTGCCTCTCGGTCTTGCTATAGCA GTTGGAGTTTCTGTTTTCAAGATTCTGTTGCATGTAACACGGCCCAATACAGTCATTTTGGGTAACATTCCTGGAACTCAAATATATCAGAACCTTAGTAGATATAGAGATGCTGTCAGAGTTCCATCGTTTCTCATCATCGCAGTTGAAGCTCCTATGTACTTTGCAAATTCCACTTACCTTCATGAAAG GATACTGAGATGGATTAGAGAAGAGGAAGAGTGGCTAGCATCAAACAACAGAAGCAATATGAAATGTGTGATTCTTGATATGACCG CGGTGACAGCAATAGACACGAGCGGGATTGATACTATTAACGAACTCAGAAAGATGCTCGATAAAAGATCACTCAAG CTTGTCTTGGCAAACCCCGTTGGAAGTGTAATGGAGAAACTACATCAATCGAACGTCTTGGAGTCGTTCGGCTTGGAAGGAGTTTACGTAACAGTTGGAGAAGCAGTAGCCGACATATCATCTGCATGGAAAGCTCAGCCCTGA